ACCCTTCGTATTGTTATTGGCACCCTTCGCCCCCCACTTGGCCGAAGAGCTGTGGGAACGGTTGGGGCATCCACCGAGCGTGTCGCAGCAACCATGGCCGTCCTATGATCCGGCCCTGACGGTGGCCGAGCAGGTGACGATTCCGGTGCAAGTGAACGGCCGGTTGCGGGGCAAGGTCGAAGTGGACCACGACGCGCCGCGCGACTTAGTCGAACGCCTTGCCCGGGAAGAAGTAGGCGGATGGATTCAGGGTAAGGAGCTCAAAAAAGTGGTGTACGTCGAGAAGAAGCTGATCAATTTCGTGGTGTAAGGGTAATGCGGAGCGTTGATGAGAGCGCCGACAAGATGGAGCGGAGCATCGGCGCGAGGCCAAGCAAGCCGACGTGGTCGATGCTCGCATCCGCCACCCTTGTCGTCGCGGTGGTGATCAATGGGCCGGCCGGTTGCGGCTATCAGTTTCGCGTGGAAGGAGCCGGTCCGACCATCGGCGGCGCGGATCGTTCCGCGGCGCAGGGGCCCGCGCCGCGTCTGGCGATCAAAACGTTGGTCAACCGGAGTTTCGAGCCGAACTTGGAAACACGCTACACGAACTATGTGCGGTACGAGTTTTCGTCCGGCAGCGGGGCGCAGGTCGTGCCGGATTCCGCCGCGGCCGATTTGGTCTTAACCGGCGAGATCCTTTCCGTGAGCATGCCCACGGTGAGTTTCAGCCAGACGACGACGACGGAAAGCCGGACGGAAGTGGTGTTGCGGCTCGACGTGGAAGAGGTCAAGACGAAGAAAAAAATCTGGAGCCAAGTGGCGAAAGGCGCCTCGGAGTTTTTTGTCACGCGGGATCTCCAGTTCAATCGCGTGTTACAGAATCGGGCGCTGGAGCAAGCCGGTCGCTTTGCGGCGGCCGATTTGGCCGCGCGGTTTCTGTTGTATGTCGAATCCGGCGGAGCGGCCGCGTCTCGCGACCGCTCCGCGACGCCGACTTCGTCGGCCCCGTGACGCGGGCGAGGGACTCGAAATGGCACCGACGCTGAATCCCTATCAACTCGAGGCGGCCTTGAACAAACAGGCGCCCGGGCCGTTGTATCTCGTCATCGGCGAGGAGGATCTGCTCAGAGATCACGCGCTGGCCCTGTTGAAGGCCGCCATCCTCGGCGACGGCGGCGACTTCAATTACGATCTGTTCTATGGAGATGAAGCCGCCGGGGCCGATATCCGAAACTGTGCGTCGGAACTGCCGGCGTTCGCCGAGCGCCGGCTCGTCGTCGTGAAAGCGGCCGAGAAACTTCCGGCTCGGGAGACGGAAACGTTGGTCGAGTATCTGAGCGATCCGGTGGAGACCACGACGCTGGTCTTTGTCAGTCCCAAGCTGGACGGCCGATTGAAATTTTCTCAGGCGCTGACCCGTCGGGCCGTCCTGATCGACTGTTCGCCGCCGCGCGAGGCGCAACTCAACGCCTGGGTGACTCGGGAGGCCGAGCGGCTGGGGATTCGGCTGGACGAGCAGGCGCATCATGCCCTGAGAGAAGCGGTCGGGGGATCGCTGCATGGATTGCGGAGAGAAATGGAGAAACTTGCGGCCTATACGTCGCCCGCCTGTTCCGTGACCGCCGCCGACGTTCAGGCGCTCCGCGGTATCGAGCCCGGCGCCTCGATCTTCGACCTGACGCTCGCGATCGCCGAGGGACAGCGCGGCCGGGCCCTGTCAATCCTCGCGCGCAACCTCGAAGCCGGTGAAGCGCCGCTTCGCCTGCTGGGCTCCCTTGCCTGGCAATACCGCCGCATTTGGAAAGTCAAAGAGTCGCTGGCCGGCGGAGGCCGAGACGGGGAAGCCGCCCGAACGTTGCGCATGGACCCGGAGCGAGTCAGGTCGTTTGTGTCGCGCTTTTCGTTCGAGCATCTCCTTGCGGTTTCCCGCCTGTTGTTTGAAGCCGACGATCACCTCAAGGGCGGCGGCGGGAGCCGGCCAAAAATCGTGCTGGAGCGTCTGTTGTTTCGTCTCTGCGACCTTGCGCCGAACAAGCCGGGGGGGGCGACGCCGACTCCGACGAAGGCCGGTCGGGGGCAGACCCGCGTCGTCTCGAACGTGCGGACGGTCAGGAGCGGGAGCCGGACAGGGCGTTGACGCGCAGTGTGAGGCGGGAAATACGGCGGGAGGCCGTGTTTCGCTTGAGCACGCCTTTGGACGCGGCTTTCCTGATCGTGGAAACGGCCTCGCGCAGGAGCGACGCGGCGTCGTCCGCTTTCTTGTCGGTGACGGCCGCCAAGACTTTTTTAGTGATCGTTTTGACGGTGTTCATGGTGGCCCGGTTTCGTTCGCGCCGGCGTTCCGCCTGGCGGGCCCTGCGAATGGTGGATTTATGAATGACAGGCATCGTTGGTTCCTCCAAACAGGAGGCTTCGTGTATCATACAGCGTCTTGGTTCGTCAAGGATCGCGGCTTGGAAAGGATGAGAAGGGGAGCAATTCGATGCCGAACATTGTGGCGCGCGACCGTTTGATTTTCGCGTTGGACGTGCCGTCCGCCGACGAAGCGGAGCGGCTCTTGGATCGTCTCAAGGGGCACGTGTCCTTCGTCAAGGTCGGGTTGGAGTTGTACACGGTGGCGGGGCCCGACATGGTGAAGCGGCTGGTGGATCGAAAGATGCGGATCTTTCTCGATTTGAAGTTTCTCGATATCGAAGAAACGGTGCGGCGGGCGACGGCGCGAGTCGCCTCCATGGGCGTCGAGTTCCTGACGGTCCATGCCAATCGAAAGGCTCTGACTGCGGCGGTGGAAGGGCGGGCCGGCTCGGCGCTCAAGTTGTTGGCCGTGACCGTGCTGACGAACTTCGACGACCATGATTTGCGCGAGATGGGGATTCAGCGAAGCATCCAGGATCTGGTGACGGCTCGGGCCATGCTCGCCTCGGAAATCGGGTGCGACGGCGTGATCGCGTCCGGCAGGGAAGCGACCGCCATCCGGCAGAGAGTCGGCCCTCGCTTTATGATCGTGACACCGGGCGTCCGACCGGCGGGGAAGGGAACCGACGACCATGCCAGGGTGACGACCCCGTCTCAAGCGATCGCGGAAGGGGCGGATTACCTGGTGATCGGCCGGCCTATTCGAGACGCGGCCGATCCCCCCTCGGCCGTCGAGGCGATCGTCGCCGAAATGCAGGCGGCCTTCGACGCCCGCGGCTGACCTCGGTTGCGGGGCTCCGGCGCTCTTTGCTAAGATCGTCGCCTGCCGTACACGATCCTTCCTGGGATGGTGGATGTAGCTCAGTTGGTCAGAGCGCCGGATTGTGGATCCGGAGGTCGCGGGTTCGACACCCGTCATCCACCCCACTTCGTTATTTCACCTGGTCTCAGCTTGGCGACGATCCAGGTCTATTGGCTTGGCCCGTTGCTCGCCGGGGAACAACAGCCGGGACCTGGAAGAACCTCTCTTGAGCCTGTGACTCTCTCACGTTCTGAGGCGGGGGATTTTTCGTGAGGAATGAGAGTATCCTTCGGTGTTACGCTTCGTGATTCCTTCCGCCAGGCAAGCCGTGCTTGACATGCCAACCGCGCATCAGCTTGCGTTGCGGTCAAGAACCGTTCGTTCGTGGGCGGCGCAACAAGCGGCGGCGCGGCGTTGGTTAACCATGCCGCTTTCAGCGCAACGCCTGACATTATCGCTGGAGATATTTCCCATCGAATGCAGGTCATCAAACCAGGGTGTGATCCTATTGCTCTCTTT
This sequence is a window from Candidatus Nitrospira inopinata. Protein-coding genes within it:
- the pyrF gene encoding orotidine-5'-phosphate decarboxylase, which translates into the protein MPNIVARDRLIFALDVPSADEAERLLDRLKGHVSFVKVGLELYTVAGPDMVKRLVDRKMRIFLDLKFLDIEETVRRATARVASMGVEFLTVHANRKALTAAVEGRAGSALKLLAVTVLTNFDDHDLREMGIQRSIQDLVTARAMLASEIGCDGVIASGREATAIRQRVGPRFMIVTPGVRPAGKGTDDHARVTTPSQAIAEGADYLVIGRPIRDAADPPSAVEAIVAEMQAAFDARG
- the lptE gene encoding LPS assembly lipoprotein LptE — translated: MRSVDESADKMERSIGARPSKPTWSMLASATLVVAVVINGPAGCGYQFRVEGAGPTIGGADRSAAQGPAPRLAIKTLVNRSFEPNLETRYTNYVRYEFSSGSGAQVVPDSAAADLVLTGEILSVSMPTVSFSQTTTTESRTEVVLRLDVEEVKTKKKIWSQVAKGASEFFVTRDLQFNRVLQNRALEQAGRFAAADLAARFLLYVESGGAAASRDRSATPTSSAP
- the rpsT gene encoding 30S ribosomal protein S20; amino-acid sequence: MPVIHKSTIRRARQAERRRERNRATMNTVKTITKKVLAAVTDKKADDAASLLREAVSTIRKAASKGVLKRNTASRRISRLTLRVNALSGSRS
- the holA gene encoding DNA polymerase III subunit delta translates to MAPTLNPYQLEAALNKQAPGPLYLVIGEEDLLRDHALALLKAAILGDGGDFNYDLFYGDEAAGADIRNCASELPAFAERRLVVVKAAEKLPARETETLVEYLSDPVETTTLVFVSPKLDGRLKFSQALTRRAVLIDCSPPREAQLNAWVTREAERLGIRLDEQAHHALREAVGGSLHGLRREMEKLAAYTSPACSVTAADVQALRGIEPGASIFDLTLAIAEGQRGRALSILARNLEAGEAPLRLLGSLAWQYRRIWKVKESLAGGGRDGEAARTLRMDPERVRSFVSRFSFEHLLAVSRLLFEADDHLKGGGGSRPKIVLERLLFRLCDLAPNKPGGATPTPTKAGRGQTRVVSNVRTVRSGSRTGR